The following proteins come from a genomic window of Paenibacillus sp. CAA11:
- a CDS encoding phasin family protein, with protein sequence MSDLLKKAVSLGLGLTIVSKEKVEKIVDDLVKRGELAPAESKELINRLVERGEEEQIRLKELVSEQVKRALQDLGSASSQELESLHKRVAELELKVAELERSKS encoded by the coding sequence ATGAGTGATTTGTTGAAGAAAGCCGTCTCTTTGGGCTTAGGCCTGACGATTGTCAGTAAAGAGAAAGTGGAGAAGATCGTCGATGATCTCGTCAAGCGCGGAGAGCTTGCTCCCGCGGAGTCCAAGGAGCTCATAAACCGACTGGTTGAACGCGGAGAAGAGGAACAGATCCGCCTGAAAGAGCTTGTCTCCGAGCAGGTAAAGCGTGCCCTTCAGGATTTGGGGAGCGCAAGCAGTCAGGAGCTGGAGTCGCTGCACAAGCGGGTGGCGGAGCTTGAGCTTAAGGTTGCCGAGCTTGAGCGAAGCAAGTCTTAA
- a CDS encoding ThuA domain-containing protein — protein sequence MIRKKALLVGNYTHPKFHPLQGVDREITHTLQDHFSVQCTENQQMLEPGNITGYDLCISYIENWSDKLSLRETSGLLSFVSQGGGLLVLHQGIGIQDRYEVAQLMGAKFTGHPSRRQLSLRVSAPEHDILQGIEPFEIDEEPYRFEFDPFTEKTILMEYEEEGELHPAAWAHAYGLGRIVYLMPGHDEGSFKHPEYRKLVLQAAKWAGHYPG from the coding sequence ATGATACGTAAGAAGGCACTGCTGGTCGGTAATTATACACATCCTAAATTTCATCCCTTGCAGGGAGTTGACAGGGAAATTACACATACCCTGCAGGACCATTTTAGTGTGCAGTGTACAGAGAATCAGCAGATGCTGGAGCCGGGGAATATTACAGGCTACGATCTGTGCATTTCATATATTGAGAACTGGAGCGATAAGCTGTCCCTTAGAGAGACCTCTGGTTTACTGTCTTTTGTAAGCCAGGGAGGGGGGCTGTTGGTGCTGCATCAGGGCATTGGGATTCAGGACCGCTATGAGGTGGCCCAATTGATGGGTGCGAAGTTTACAGGACATCCGAGCCGACGGCAGCTGTCTTTAAGAGTATCCGCTCCGGAGCATGATATTCTGCAAGGGATAGAGCCGTTTGAGATCGATGAGGAGCCTTACCGCTTTGAATTTGATCCCTTCACGGAGAAGACGATCCTGATGGAATACGAGGAAGAAGGGGAGCTGCATCCTGCAGCATGGGCGCATGCTTACGGCCTTGGCCGGATTGTGTATTTGATGCCGGGCCATGATGAAGGCTCCTTTAAGCATCCGGAGTACCGCAAGCTTGTGCTGCAGGCTGCCAAATGGGCCGGCCATTATCCGGGGTAG
- a CDS encoding winged helix-turn-helix transcriptional regulator, whose product MQESIEMVACPVTQRVIIISPFPRGIHEVVRDLSDGCFDVLVFHHLEQGLRNALSADLLIFDLTSYREEEGAAMLHSLQHQETGGIPSLLLVKESLFGLIDTAQIQQELLVWPARPQEIVYHAQRIIRSGAGNRAASSRLEAGTSPAIYKDLWIDKKKMSVFRSGVKIELTKTEYDLLVKLLDSEGAVLSRESLLEEVWGTTFMGGSNVVDVHVKSLRKKLGDRASDPVYIATVRGVGYRLAD is encoded by the coding sequence GTGCAGGAATCAATTGAAATGGTCGCATGCCCGGTGACCCAACGGGTGATCATTATAAGCCCGTTCCCCAGAGGGATTCACGAAGTCGTGCGGGACCTGTCGGATGGATGCTTCGATGTTCTGGTGTTCCACCATTTGGAACAGGGACTTCGCAATGCCCTATCCGCTGATCTGCTCATCTTCGATCTAACCTCCTACCGGGAGGAAGAAGGGGCGGCCATGCTTCATTCCCTTCAGCACCAGGAGACCGGAGGCATTCCTTCCCTGCTGCTGGTCAAGGAAAGCCTCTTCGGCCTCATTGATACAGCTCAGATTCAGCAGGAGCTGCTCGTCTGGCCGGCGCGGCCGCAGGAGATTGTATACCATGCCCAGCGCATTATTCGCAGCGGGGCCGGTAATCGGGCAGCCTCTTCCCGCTTAGAGGCGGGAACCTCCCCTGCGATCTACAAGGATCTGTGGATCGACAAGAAGAAGATGTCTGTATTTCGCAGTGGTGTGAAGATTGAGCTTACGAAGACAGAGTATGACTTGCTGGTGAAGCTGCTGGATAGTGAAGGCGCCGTTCTCTCTAGAGAGAGTCTGCTGGAAGAGGTGTGGGGAACCACCTTTATGGGAGGCAGCAATGTGGTGGATGTACATGTGAAGAGCCTTCGCAAGAAGCTGGGGGATCGGGCGTCAGACCCCGTATATATCGCGACCGTTCGTGGTGTGGGATACCGGCTTGCCGACTAA
- a CDS encoding Fur family transcriptional regulator codes for MKGLNLTTQRKAVYDIVRNADDHPTAAEVMNRLVEQGYNFAYGTVYNSLRYLTEKEMIRELKLGESASRYDAKMDDHQHILCEVCGRVDEVMTIVPADWSEAVAKETGYDVHHAHVVFGGVCPQCRQKK; via the coding sequence GTGAAGGGATTAAATTTAACAACTCAACGCAAAGCCGTATACGACATTGTTCGAAATGCTGATGATCACCCAACGGCTGCGGAAGTGATGAACCGTTTGGTAGAACAGGGATATAATTTTGCCTATGGCACCGTATATAATTCACTGCGTTATTTGACGGAGAAGGAAATGATCCGGGAGCTGAAGCTTGGGGAATCAGCCAGTCGTTATGATGCTAAGATGGATGACCACCAGCATATCTTATGCGAGGTATGCGGCCGGGTAGATGAGGTTATGACTATCGTTCCAGCAGATTGGAGTGAAGCTGTAGCGAAGGAAACCGGCTATGATGTACATCATGCCCATGTCGTATTTGGAGGGGTGTGTCCGCAATGTCGACAGAAGAAGTAA
- a CDS encoding GerAB/ArcD/ProY family transporter, which produces MEKIRISSLQFFALMVQFLLGTALVVNLGIQAGKDAWLSILLGMLGGVMMFAVYAYLFKVFPDVLPTTYSRKMFGKVIGTLMALLYCVFFVYNAARDLRDGGALITISSLPSTPIFIVNTLMILAIAYTLHKGIEVLARTAFVFMNVILLIGMFSTALLLFSDVIEINRVLPLLEKGIKPVLMAVVRQNYGFPFGEIVCFAMLLPYLRSPSKGIKAGYGGIIFSGLILSYTMFMNIAVMGDDIVDRSFFPLLTTIGKGSISDFIQRADVLVVMVLIIGDFFKVAVYFYTAVLGISDVFGIAYRKLVYPMALAVLLLSIMVAKGITQHLEEGGKYIYRVSPLFFVVLPIVLAIGAWVYKRTHSGRA; this is translated from the coding sequence ATGGAGAAGATCAGAATCAGTTCGCTGCAGTTTTTCGCGCTGATGGTTCAATTTCTGCTGGGAACAGCACTGGTGGTAAACCTCGGTATCCAGGCAGGGAAGGATGCCTGGCTATCGATCCTCCTTGGTATGCTCGGCGGGGTCATGATGTTCGCGGTGTATGCGTACCTCTTCAAGGTATTTCCCGATGTGCTGCCGACCACCTACTCGCGCAAAATGTTCGGCAAAGTGATCGGTACTCTGATGGCCCTGCTGTATTGTGTATTCTTCGTATATAATGCGGCAAGAGACCTGCGCGATGGGGGAGCTCTGATCACGATATCTTCGCTGCCCAGCACCCCGATTTTTATTGTGAATACACTAATGATTCTGGCCATCGCCTATACGCTGCATAAAGGGATTGAAGTGCTGGCACGAACGGCTTTCGTTTTTATGAATGTCATTTTGCTGATCGGTATGTTCAGTACAGCTTTGCTCCTGTTCTCTGATGTCATTGAGATTAACCGGGTGCTGCCTCTCCTTGAAAAAGGCATCAAGCCTGTCCTGATGGCTGTGGTGCGGCAGAACTACGGCTTTCCCTTTGGAGAAATCGTATGTTTTGCCATGCTGCTGCCTTACTTGCGTTCTCCGTCCAAAGGAATTAAGGCTGGGTACGGCGGCATCATTTTCAGCGGCTTGATCCTGAGCTACACGATGTTCATGAATATAGCTGTGATGGGGGACGATATCGTGGACCGCTCTTTTTTTCCGCTGCTTACCACGATTGGCAAAGGGTCGATTTCGGACTTTATTCAGCGTGCGGATGTTCTGGTAGTTATGGTGCTGATCATCGGTGATTTCTTTAAGGTGGCCGTATATTTCTATACAGCCGTACTGGGGATCTCCGATGTATTCGGGATCGCCTATCGTAAGCTCGTTTACCCGATGGCGCTGGCGGTGCTTCTGCTCTCAATTATGGTGGCAAAAGGGATTACACAGCATTTGGAGGAGGGAGGGAAATACATTTACAGGGTCTCCCCCTTATTCTTTGTGGTCCTTCCGATCGTGCTGGCTATTGGCGCATGGGTTTACAAAAGGACGCACTCAGGAAGAGCGTGA
- a CDS encoding Ger(x)C family spore germination protein translates to MTKIRFMTLIVIFMVGGVILTGCWDSIELNRRSIIAGLGIDLDPQDDRRVLASLQVIIPSEISGKYSRGSAPVVLFTGKGENLDEAIREVSRKVPRIPSLAHIRTIVISEELARKGIRDLMDYLDRDPEIRMNSRVFIAHEQRAEEVMGLLTAVGKIPANDLFEKSDTTSLLYGTNYRIEIDDLIRALQRKGGGPLINGVKVTGKIEEAPLKSNTETSRPEAFVELTNLALFKEDKLVNWLDRDESKGAVWLADKMSRTVVVGSCEGEYGKLSLSVEKSKTKIKMMNSDPEHPHFKVQVRLQAVVNEADCRIDLRTSKSLPPLERMLSKQVEGFMKRAVQVAQLSRSDAFGFGETFNRAHPSAWKKVKDHWEDVFPTIRVEYEVKALIKNLGMRDRSIQWRMEQGGGA, encoded by the coding sequence ATGACAAAAATTCGATTCATGACGCTAATTGTAATCTTTATGGTTGGCGGGGTGATATTGACCGGATGCTGGGACAGTATAGAGCTGAACCGCAGATCGATCATAGCGGGGCTGGGCATTGACCTTGATCCGCAGGATGATCGGCGGGTCCTGGCCTCCCTGCAAGTTATTATTCCGAGTGAAATCTCGGGCAAATACAGCCGGGGGAGCGCACCTGTCGTGCTGTTTACAGGAAAAGGCGAGAATCTGGATGAAGCTATCCGGGAAGTTTCCCGGAAGGTGCCGCGTATTCCGTCCCTTGCTCATATCCGGACCATTGTCATCTCTGAGGAGCTTGCGAGAAAAGGAATTAGGGATTTGATGGACTACCTGGACCGGGATCCGGAAATTCGGATGAACTCGAGGGTGTTTATCGCCCATGAACAGCGGGCAGAAGAGGTGATGGGTCTGCTGACTGCTGTCGGCAAGATCCCTGCTAACGATTTGTTTGAGAAGTCGGACACAACCTCATTACTGTATGGGACGAATTATAGAATCGAAATCGATGACCTGATCCGCGCTCTGCAGCGGAAAGGAGGGGGGCCGCTGATCAATGGTGTGAAAGTGACCGGGAAGATTGAGGAGGCCCCGCTCAAGTCCAATACCGAAACCAGCAGACCTGAGGCCTTTGTAGAGCTGACCAACTTGGCTTTATTCAAAGAGGACAAGCTGGTGAACTGGCTGGACCGGGATGAGAGTAAAGGCGCTGTCTGGCTTGCGGACAAAATGAGTAGGACAGTTGTCGTTGGCTCCTGTGAAGGAGAATATGGAAAGCTTAGCTTGTCTGTGGAGAAATCCAAGACGAAGATCAAGATGATGAACAGCGATCCGGAGCATCCGCACTTTAAGGTGCAGGTTCGACTGCAGGCCGTGGTGAACGAAGCTGACTGTCGTATCGACCTGCGAACCTCTAAATCGTTGCCCCCGCTTGAACGCATGTTGTCCAAACAAGTCGAAGGCTTTATGAAGAGGGCTGTACAGGTCGCCCAGCTCAGCCGAAGCGATGCTTTTGGCTTTGGAGAGACATTTAACCGGGCCCATCCCAGCGCTTGGAAGAAGGTGAAGGATCACTGGGAGGATGTGTTCCCGACAATTCGGGTGGAATATGAGGTTAAGGCATTAATCAAAAATTTGGGGATGAGGGACAGATCCATTCAGTGGCGAATGGAACAAGGAGGTGGAGCTTAA
- a CDS encoding spore germination protein, which translates to MSRNRTPIRGGRRLGRRSRGQQTEQPAAPAPPSGDLQQMLDRIRSESGDSPDIIIRRLNIGKQGNKEVAIIYLDGLVDNQQVNENVAGALLKLASNPVNPEQGGSWVDMIIHQVVQTGGAFAEDKWQEIILSILSGNTAILVEGSTQAVICITQGGAWRSVSEPTSQLVVRGPKDCFIESISTNISLIRRRIKSSKLHLETLRIGELSHTQIGLMYMEGVADKDLIAEVKERLHSIKTNGVLESAYIEEFIEDKVFTPFPTIFNTERPDVAASNLMEGRVVLLVEGTPFVLILPTVLAQFFQSAEDYSQRFDISILMRFVRYLSFLVLLLGPSIYIALTTFHYQMLPTQLLISLVAQREGVPFPAFVEAVLMEVAFEILREAGVRMPRAVGQTVSIVGALILGQAVVEAGIITPVMVIVVALTGIASFAIPAYNLAIAGRLIRFSFMVLAAMFGLYGITLGMIVLVAHMASLRSFGVPYLAPLTPFMLRDNKDTLLRFPMPFMNKRTQVISGDERDLNNKEIKKSDSSDPSPKKGS; encoded by the coding sequence ATGAGCCGTAACCGGACCCCGATTCGCGGAGGCAGGAGGCTGGGCAGGCGGAGTAGAGGGCAGCAGACCGAACAGCCGGCAGCTCCTGCGCCTCCATCCGGAGATTTGCAGCAAATGCTGGATCGCATTCGCAGCGAGTCCGGTGACAGCCCGGACATCATTATTCGCCGCCTGAATATCGGCAAGCAAGGGAATAAGGAAGTAGCAATCATTTATCTCGATGGGTTAGTGGATAATCAGCAGGTGAATGAGAATGTCGCGGGCGCTCTGCTGAAGCTTGCAAGCAATCCCGTGAATCCCGAGCAGGGCGGAAGCTGGGTTGACATGATCATTCACCAAGTCGTTCAGACAGGCGGCGCTTTTGCAGAGGACAAATGGCAAGAGATCATTTTGTCCATCCTCTCAGGGAATACCGCTATTCTGGTCGAGGGAAGTACGCAGGCCGTTATCTGTATCACACAGGGCGGAGCATGGAGGTCCGTATCCGAGCCCACCTCGCAGCTGGTAGTGCGCGGGCCGAAGGACTGCTTTATTGAATCCATCTCGACGAACATCTCTTTGATCCGCAGACGGATCAAATCGTCCAAGCTGCACCTGGAGACCCTTCGGATCGGTGAACTGTCCCATACGCAGATTGGCCTAATGTATATGGAAGGTGTAGCAGATAAAGATCTGATTGCGGAGGTTAAGGAGCGTCTTCACTCGATTAAAACCAACGGGGTCTTAGAGTCCGCCTATATCGAGGAGTTTATTGAGGACAAAGTCTTTACGCCTTTTCCTACGATCTTTAATACAGAACGCCCCGATGTGGCGGCGAGCAATCTGATGGAAGGCCGGGTTGTTCTCCTTGTGGAGGGCACTCCATTTGTGCTCATCCTTCCGACCGTGCTGGCCCAGTTCTTTCAATCAGCAGAGGATTACAGCCAGCGGTTTGATATCAGCATATTGATGAGGTTTGTAAGATACCTTAGCTTTCTGGTGCTCCTGCTTGGCCCTTCCATTTATATTGCGTTGACCACCTTTCATTATCAAATGCTGCCGACCCAGCTGCTGATCAGCCTGGTGGCCCAGCGAGAAGGGGTGCCCTTCCCCGCATTTGTGGAGGCTGTCCTGATGGAGGTTGCCTTTGAAATCCTACGGGAGGCGGGCGTCCGTATGCCAAGGGCTGTGGGACAGACCGTATCCATTGTCGGCGCACTCATCCTGGGACAGGCGGTCGTAGAAGCCGGCATTATTACGCCGGTGATGGTCATCGTGGTGGCGTTAACAGGGATCGCAAGCTTTGCGATTCCAGCCTACAATCTGGCCATTGCCGGACGCCTGATTCGCTTTTCCTTTATGGTGCTTGCGGCAATGTTCGGGCTATACGGCATCACGCTCGGGATGATTGTCTTGGTTGCGCACATGGCTAGCCTCCGCTCCTTCGGAGTGCCTTATCTTGCTCCGCTAACTCCGTTTATGCTTCGGGATAATAAGGACACACTGCTGCGCTTTCCCATGCCGTTCATGAATAAGCGCACTCAAGTCATCAGTGGGGATGAGCGTGATTTGAACAATAAGGAGATTAAGAAGAGCGATTCTTCGGATCCGTCTCCTAAAAAAGGAAGTTAG
- a CDS encoding FAD-dependent oxidoreductase: MTESRIPDTSELPQFPESLWRETTKLPEFPSLSGHIEADVAVIGAGITGITTAYLLIKEGLKVVLVDAGRILNGTTGHTTAKITAQHGMIYDELIQHFGEKNARLYYDANTEALSFIRQTVKEHQIDCGFKEEDAYLYADTEEDLKQLQKEWTAYEKLGLPGDWLNSIALPIIVQGAIRLREQAQFHPLHYLQSLLEYFTKHGGTVYENTTFGEQVEEESGRLVLKTEQGKHTIKCSYAVSASHYPFYDGGAMYFARLHADRSYIVAIEPETTYAGGMYINCGQPTRSIRSAQWEGKELLLIGGEGHKTGKSECTIKHYEALEQFGASVFGAKQIPFRWSAQDLVTIDKVPYIGQVTKDKPNVLIATGFAKWGMTSGTLSALMLRDRIMKRDNRYAELFTPQRFKADPGVKNLVVQNAQVAKDLVAGKIEMVHTKLDEVRPDEGAVVRHNGKRAGAYKDKTGKVHLVDTTCTHMGCELEWNAGERSWDCPCHGSRFSYTGEVMEGPATKPLKTLNPEAEAK; the protein is encoded by the coding sequence ATGACCGAAAGCCGTATTCCTGACACTAGTGAGCTGCCGCAGTTTCCAGAATCCTTATGGCGAGAAACAACGAAGCTTCCTGAGTTCCCCAGCCTGAGCGGCCATATAGAAGCCGACGTGGCCGTTATTGGGGCCGGTATTACCGGTATCACGACCGCTTACCTATTGATTAAGGAAGGGCTAAAGGTTGTGCTGGTGGATGCAGGCCGTATTCTGAACGGAACAACCGGGCATACCACCGCCAAAATCACCGCCCAGCACGGCATGATCTATGACGAGCTCATTCAACATTTTGGCGAGAAGAACGCACGCCTCTATTATGATGCTAATACCGAAGCGCTCAGCTTTATCCGCCAGACTGTGAAGGAGCATCAGATCGACTGCGGTTTTAAAGAAGAAGATGCCTACCTGTATGCAGACACAGAAGAAGATCTGAAGCAGCTTCAGAAGGAGTGGACGGCCTATGAGAAGCTTGGGCTTCCTGGAGATTGGCTGAACTCTATCGCTCTTCCCATCATCGTGCAGGGCGCAATCCGCTTGCGGGAACAGGCTCAATTCCATCCGCTGCATTATTTGCAGTCCCTGCTCGAGTATTTCACCAAGCATGGAGGCACGGTCTATGAGAACACGACGTTCGGCGAGCAAGTGGAGGAGGAAAGCGGCCGCCTGGTGCTCAAGACCGAGCAGGGGAAGCACACCATCAAATGCAGCTATGCCGTATCAGCCTCGCATTATCCGTTCTACGATGGTGGAGCCATGTATTTCGCACGCCTCCATGCAGATCGTTCCTACATTGTAGCCATCGAACCGGAAACCACCTATGCCGGAGGCATGTACATCAATTGCGGCCAGCCTACCCGCTCGATCCGCTCAGCTCAGTGGGAGGGCAAAGAGCTGCTGCTCATCGGCGGAGAAGGCCATAAGACGGGCAAGAGTGAATGCACCATCAAGCATTATGAGGCGTTGGAGCAATTCGGAGCTTCGGTCTTTGGCGCCAAACAGATTCCGTTCCGGTGGTCTGCTCAGGATCTGGTTACCATCGACAAAGTCCCTTATATCGGACAGGTAACCAAGGACAAGCCTAACGTACTGATCGCCACCGGCTTTGCCAAATGGGGCATGACTTCGGGAACCCTATCCGCTCTAATGCTAAGGGACCGCATTATGAAGCGGGACAACCGCTATGCAGAGCTGTTCACCCCTCAGCGCTTCAAGGCTGATCCAGGCGTTAAGAACCTTGTGGTCCAGAATGCCCAAGTCGCCAAAGACCTGGTTGCGGGCAAGATCGAAATGGTTCATACCAAGCTGGATGAGGTCCGTCCGGACGAAGGAGCGGTAGTCCGCCATAACGGAAAAAGAGCCGGAGCCTACAAGGACAAGACCGGAAAAGTCCATCTGGTAGATACAACCTGCACCCATATGGGCTGTGAGCTTGAATGGAATGCAGGAGAACGATCCTGGGACTGCCCTTGCCATGGTTCACGCTTCAGCTATACAGGAGAAGTTATGGAAGGGCCTGCAACAAAACCTCTAAAGACGCTGAACCCCGAAGCGGAAGCCAAATGA
- a CDS encoding PadR family transcriptional regulator gives MDISIQFKKGALELCVLVLIYQQDRYGYELAQSVSEHIEIAEGALYPLLRRLVNEGYCTTYLQESTGGPPRKYYRITPSGKSHMKLLVIEWRKFTDGVSRLIERGTDL, from the coding sequence TTGGATATCAGCATCCAATTCAAGAAGGGCGCGCTGGAGCTCTGCGTGCTGGTGCTAATTTATCAGCAGGACCGCTACGGCTACGAGCTGGCCCAATCGGTATCCGAGCACATTGAAATAGCGGAAGGCGCCCTCTATCCACTGCTGCGTCGGCTAGTGAACGAGGGCTATTGCACCACCTATCTTCAAGAATCGACAGGCGGACCGCCACGCAAGTATTACCGAATCACCCCCAGCGGGAAGAGTCATATGAAGCTGCTGGTCATAGAGTGGAGAAAGTTCACGGACGGCGTGTCCAGATTAATTGAGAGAGGGACCGATTTATGA
- a CDS encoding DUF1700 domain-containing protein: MTKNEFLAILESHLAVLPPEELAELMEDYEAHFAFALASGKSEEEVVTELGNPAELAKEALGDRYVAPNPVYWYYNGEPEQAPGSAETAGAPRKRGVWASTGIYISLFFIHIISVPLLFAFWTLGASIVIGGAAGIMSPVLVGLDYVLSDSFTMAKLYASVSMIGIGILLIIASKHLLRAMTVTTINYWRWTFRLAKGNQAK; encoded by the coding sequence ATGACAAAGAACGAATTTCTGGCCATTTTGGAATCCCATTTGGCAGTTCTGCCGCCTGAGGAGCTGGCTGAACTGATGGAAGATTATGAAGCCCATTTCGCTTTTGCCTTAGCCAGCGGTAAATCGGAAGAAGAAGTCGTAACCGAGCTGGGCAACCCCGCGGAGCTGGCCAAGGAAGCGCTTGGGGACAGATACGTGGCTCCAAATCCAGTGTACTGGTATTACAACGGCGAACCGGAGCAAGCACCCGGCAGCGCAGAGACTGCTGGGGCCCCCCGCAAGCGCGGAGTCTGGGCTTCCACCGGCATCTATATCAGCCTGTTTTTTATCCATATCATTTCCGTTCCACTGCTGTTTGCCTTCTGGACGTTAGGAGCATCTATTGTAATCGGAGGCGCAGCTGGAATTATGAGCCCGGTGCTCGTTGGCTTGGATTATGTGTTGAGCGATTCATTCACTATGGCAAAGTTATATGCTTCCGTATCCATGATTGGGATTGGCATTCTGCTCATTATTGCTTCCAAGCACCTCCTCAGAGCAATGACCGTCACAACCATTAATTACTGGAGATGGACATTCCGTCTCGCGAAAGGAAATCAGGCAAAATGA
- a CDS encoding DUF4097 family beta strand repeat-containing protein: MIKKWTFVALLLIVLGGAGMAVEGFKFGDDYPAYTQRWEFDNQELKNLLIDSDYSLDVEFAPGTSNTNVVEISGNMDQKSIDRLKSIQLQDHTLNLELKERMSRLFNISFQNQTQHMKVSLSDPAALEQFKAVLNSSNGTFSAVEARQGEISADSGNIKLTNSRVDDLKLSTHSGSIRGSQHTGSSLHVATVSGNISFEDYSSDTIIEGRSGNIRAEQMQGTMTVSNKSGDVTVEEWKGDGTFKLSSGNLRIEDQRSNNLDITVGSGDAKISEDPEFRGFYDLKAKSGDVSAPEAPQQTKDVIKIRTSSGDIKID; encoded by the coding sequence ATGATAAAAAAGTGGACTTTTGTCGCGTTATTGCTAATTGTTCTGGGCGGAGCCGGGATGGCGGTGGAGGGCTTCAAATTCGGGGATGACTATCCCGCCTATACGCAGCGATGGGAATTCGATAACCAGGAACTCAAGAATCTGCTGATTGATTCCGATTATAGCCTGGACGTAGAGTTCGCTCCTGGGACTTCCAATACGAATGTGGTAGAAATTTCGGGAAACATGGATCAGAAGAGCATTGATCGTTTGAAGTCTATTCAGCTGCAAGATCACACTTTGAATCTGGAATTGAAGGAGAGAATGAGCCGACTCTTTAACATCTCTTTTCAGAATCAAACCCAGCATATGAAGGTGTCCTTATCCGATCCGGCCGCGCTGGAGCAATTCAAGGCCGTGCTGAATTCCAGCAACGGCACCTTTAGCGCAGTGGAAGCGAGACAGGGGGAAATCTCAGCAGACTCCGGCAATATCAAGCTGACGAATTCCAGGGTGGATGACCTGAAGCTGTCTACCCACTCGGGCTCTATAAGGGGCAGCCAGCACACCGGGAGCAGCCTGCATGTTGCGACGGTGTCAGGTAATATTTCATTCGAAGACTACAGTAGCGATACGATCATTGAAGGCCGTTCCGGCAATATTCGAGCCGAGCAAATGCAAGGAACAATGACGGTATCGAATAAGTCTGGCGATGTCACCGTTGAAGAATGGAAGGGTGACGGAACCTTCAAGCTATCCTCAGGGAACCTGCGAATTGAAGACCAGCGTTCTAACAACCTGGATATTACCGTGGGATCAGGCGATGCCAAGATCTCTGAGGACCCTGAATTTCGAGGCTTCTATGACTTGAAGGCAAAGTCTGGCGATGTGTCTGCCCCTGAAGCCCCGCAGCAGACCAAGGATGTCATCAAGATCCGCACAAGCTCAGGTGATATCAAGATTGATTAA